From Acidobacteriota bacterium, one genomic window encodes:
- the galU gene encoding UTP--glucose-1-phosphate uridylyltransferase GalU — MVNKIRKAVFPAAGLGTRFLPATKASPKEMLALVDKPLIQYVVEESVASGIESILIITGRDKSAIENHFDISFEMEQMLIERGKTEMFEQIRAISDIARISYTRQKQALGLGHAIYQAKDFVGSEPFAALLADDIVDSEKPALQQMVEVYEKYNAPVIATMQVAGEDISRFGVIDADEVEPNVFKIKDMVEKPAYAEAPSDLAIIGRYIFTPDIFEAIEQTKPGSGGEIQITDAMRILLKKRPFYAVKLEGTRHDAGDKLGFLIATVELALKRADLGKEFREYLKGLNLR; from the coding sequence ATGGTAAATAAAATTCGCAAGGCTGTTTTCCCCGCTGCCGGGCTCGGTACCAGATTTCTGCCCGCAACTAAGGCTTCGCCTAAGGAGATGCTGGCGCTTGTCGATAAACCGCTGATCCAATACGTGGTCGAGGAATCGGTTGCATCCGGCATCGAGTCCATCCTGATAATCACGGGCCGCGATAAGAGTGCGATCGAGAACCATTTTGACATCTCGTTCGAAATGGAACAGATGCTGATCGAACGCGGCAAGACCGAAATGTTCGAGCAGATCAGGGCTATCTCAGACATCGCCCGCATCAGCTACACACGGCAAAAACAGGCCCTCGGCCTGGGCCATGCGATCTATCAGGCGAAGGATTTCGTCGGCAGCGAGCCTTTTGCCGCTCTGCTCGCCGATGACATCGTTGATAGCGAAAAACCGGCCCTGCAGCAGATGGTCGAGGTCTATGAGAAATATAACGCACCCGTGATCGCCACGATGCAGGTCGCGGGCGAGGACATTTCACGCTTCGGCGTGATCGATGCTGACGAGGTCGAGCCCAACGTCTTTAAGATAAAAGACATGGTCGAAAAACCTGCCTACGCCGAGGCTCCGTCCGACCTTGCGATCATCGGCCGCTATATCTTCACACCCGACATCTTCGAAGCGATCGAGCAAACGAAACCAGGTTCCGGCGGCGAGATCCAGATCACCGACGCGATGCGTATCCTACTCAAAAAACGCCCTTTCTACGCCGTCAAACTCGAAGGCACCCGCCACGACGCCGGCGATAAGCTCGGGTTCTTGATCGCTACCGTTGAGCTTGCGTTGAAGCGGGCGGATCTGGGGAAGGAGTTTAGGGAATATCTGAAAGGCCTCAATTTGCGGTAA
- the serS gene encoding serine--tRNA ligase has product MLDLNFVRDNLEAVREALANRNFPAEPLEKFAELDAQRRRVIGEADAVNGQRNAVSKEIGALMQSGKRDEAEAKKAEVAGLKERQGELERLRDEAESAMRDVLINLPNLPASDVPIGKDETANQEIRRWGTPREFDFEPKDHVDLGESLGILDLERATKIAGSRFSILLGAGARLERALVNFMLEIHTTEHGYTETLPPYLVNRTALFGTNQLPKFEEDLFHTTDERQFALIPTAEVPVTNYFADEILDASDLPKHFAAYSMCFRSEAGSYGRDTRGLIRQHQFEKVELVKLCAPENSEEEHEKLTANAEKILQLLGLPYRTVVLSTGDMGFGARKTYDIEVWLPSQKTYREISSCSNCGDFQARRMNTRFRRAGGAKPEFVHTLNGSGLAVGRTWIAIIENYQQEDGSILIPEVLRPYMNGVDSIALK; this is encoded by the coding sequence ATGCTAGACCTTAACTTTGTTAGAGATAATTTGGAAGCCGTTCGCGAGGCACTTGCGAACCGTAATTTTCCGGCTGAGCCGCTCGAAAAGTTTGCCGAGCTTGACGCTCAGCGCCGCCGCGTGATCGGCGAAGCCGACGCGGTAAACGGCCAGCGAAACGCCGTGAGTAAAGAGATCGGTGCCCTGATGCAGTCGGGCAAACGCGATGAAGCTGAAGCAAAAAAGGCCGAGGTCGCTGGCCTTAAGGAACGTCAGGGAGAACTCGAAAGGCTCCGCGACGAGGCGGAATCAGCAATGCGTGACGTACTGATCAACCTCCCAAATCTTCCCGCATCTGACGTTCCGATCGGCAAGGACGAAACAGCGAATCAAGAGATCCGCCGTTGGGGCACACCTCGGGAATTTGATTTTGAACCTAAAGATCACGTCGATCTCGGCGAATCTCTCGGCATTTTGGATCTCGAGCGTGCGACCAAGATCGCCGGTTCCCGGTTTTCAATACTGCTCGGAGCGGGTGCGAGACTGGAGCGGGCCTTGGTCAATTTCATGCTCGAAATCCACACGACCGAGCACGGCTACACTGAAACCCTGCCGCCGTATCTTGTGAACCGCACCGCCCTTTTCGGAACGAACCAGCTGCCGAAGTTTGAGGAAGATCTGTTTCATACGACCGACGAACGACAGTTCGCCCTTATCCCGACCGCCGAAGTTCCCGTGACAAACTACTTCGCGGACGAGATCCTCGATGCAAGTGATCTGCCAAAGCATTTCGCCGCATACTCCATGTGTTTCCGCAGCGAAGCTGGAAGTTACGGCCGCGATACGCGGGGCTTGATCCGCCAGCATCAGTTCGAAAAGGTCGAACTCGTAAAGCTCTGCGCACCGGAAAACTCCGAGGAAGAGCACGAAAAACTGACCGCAAACGCTGAGAAAATATTGCAGCTATTAGGTTTACCGTACCGAACGGTCGTCCTCTCAACCGGCGACATGGGCTTCGGAGCAAGGAAAACTTACGACATCGAGGTCTGGCTGCCTTCGCAAAAAACATATCGCGAGATATCAAGCTGCTCGAACTGCGGTGACTTTCAGGCACGCCGCATGAACACCCGCTTCCGCCGTGCCGGCGGAGCCAAACCCGAATTCGTCCATACACTAAACGGCAGCGGTTTGGCAGTTGGACGAACGTGGATCGCGATAATTGAGAATTATCAGCAAGAAGATGGATCGATCCTGATCCCGGAAGTTTTGCGGCCGTATATGAATGGAGTTGATTCGATAGCATTAAAGTAA
- a CDS encoding type II toxin-antitoxin system PemK/MazF family toxin, translating to MVNRFDVYLAGLDAVPSKDAKNTRPCVVISPNEMNAHLASVMIAPLSSVTTKYPTRIAVNFLNNERMIVLDQIRTVDKVRLVKKIGEIDKSAHKETIDRLQEMFA from the coding sequence ATGGTAAATAGATTCGACGTCTATCTCGCGGGCCTCGACGCCGTGCCGTCCAAGGACGCCAAAAACACGCGCCCATGCGTGGTCATCTCACCCAACGAAATGAACGCCCATCTCGCCAGCGTGATGATCGCTCCGCTTTCGTCCGTCACCACAAAATACCCGACGCGGATCGCAGTAAATTTCCTCAACAACGAACGCATGATCGTCCTCGATCAGATCCGCACGGTGGATAAAGTTCGGCTCGTCAAGAAAATAGGTGAGATCGACAAATCGGCACACAAGGAAACGATCGATCGGCTTCAAGAAATGTTTGCGTAG
- a CDS encoding AbrB/MazE/SpoVT family DNA-binding domain-containing protein: MKAQIIQIGNSQGIRIPKALLEESRIVGEVDLELHPDGILIRNAQKPRAGWEDAFKLMAENDDDELASDASTSGFDKKEWQW; the protein is encoded by the coding sequence ATGAAAGCCCAGATCATTCAGATCGGTAATTCGCAAGGCATTCGAATACCGAAAGCTTTGCTCGAAGAAAGCCGCATTGTTGGCGAGGTCGACCTTGAGTTGCACCCGGACGGCATCCTGATCCGCAACGCTCAGAAACCGCGCGCGGGTTGGGAAGATGCGTTCAAGCTGATGGCTGAGAATGATGACGACGAACTCGCGAGCGATGCCTCGACCAGCGGTTTCGACAAGAAGGAGTGGCAATGGTAA
- a CDS encoding DUF1905 domain-containing protein: MADKQTFETVLVKHEKLDATGIEIPFDVEAVFGAKRVPVKAVINGAEYRGSITRMRGKYMLGVPKEFRTHAGIAAGEHIVVTLEKDTAERTVETPEDLAAALKKAGVSAAFDALSYTLRKENVRSIKDAKSSETRARRIAKTIELLTAR; encoded by the coding sequence ATGGCCGATAAACAAACATTCGAAACGGTGCTGGTTAAGCACGAAAAACTCGACGCGACGGGCATCGAGATACCGTTCGATGTCGAGGCGGTTTTCGGCGCGAAACGCGTTCCGGTCAAAGCCGTGATCAACGGAGCCGAATATCGCGGCTCCATCACCCGCATGCGCGGCAAATACATGCTCGGCGTGCCAAAGGAATTCCGCACACATGCCGGAATCGCTGCTGGTGAGCACATTGTAGTTACATTGGAAAAAGACACGGCTGAGCGTACAGTCGAAACTCCTGAGGATCTCGCCGCCGCACTCAAAAAGGCCGGGGTTTCCGCAGCGTTCGATGCATTGAGCTACACATTGAGAAAAGAAAACGTTCGATCGATCAAGGACGCTAAATCATCAGAGACCAGAGCTCGGAGAATCGCAAAAACGATCGAATTGCTTACAGCCAGATAA
- the ribB gene encoding 3,4-dihydroxy-2-butanone-4-phosphate synthase, translating to MALSSIEDAAKDIRDGKMIIIVDDEDRENEGDLVCAAEKVTPEIINFMAVHGRGLICLPLTEERCNELQLYPQTTENTSSMGTAFTTSIEAKEGVTTGISAADRAKTILTAVDPASRPTDLARPGHVFPLRAKNGGVLVRVGQTEASVDISKIAGLRPAAVICEIMNDDGTMARMPELEVFAAKHAMKIISVADLVRYRMQKEPLVRRVVEADLPTQFGVFRTILYENVINGETHLALAMGNVSNTTEPVLVRVQTENVTFAMFGAKLGEASSAVEASLKTIAAVGSGVVVYLRQRENNLDLVNQLKTYALMHEKGMDFQAAKIETGYGKVHDYGIGAQILKDLGLTKIRLLSNHPPKVNALDAFDLQIVETVRL from the coding sequence ATGGCTCTTTCCTCGATCGAAGACGCTGCGAAAGACATTCGCGACGGAAAAATGATCATCATCGTCGATGATGAGGATCGTGAAAACGAAGGCGATCTCGTCTGCGCGGCTGAAAAAGTTACGCCCGAGATCATTAATTTTATGGCGGTCCACGGCCGCGGGCTTATCTGTCTGCCGCTGACCGAGGAGCGCTGTAACGAGCTGCAGCTCTACCCGCAGACGACAGAGAACACGTCGAGCATGGGCACGGCTTTCACCACGTCGATCGAGGCTAAGGAAGGTGTGACGACGGGTATATCGGCAGCTGACCGGGCGAAAACGATCCTGACGGCTGTCGATCCGGCTTCGAGGCCGACTGACTTGGCGCGGCCGGGACACGTTTTTCCGTTGCGGGCAAAAAATGGCGGGGTTTTGGTTCGTGTCGGGCAGACAGAGGCGAGCGTGGATATTTCAAAGATCGCTGGCTTACGGCCGGCGGCGGTCATCTGCGAGATCATGAATGACGACGGCACGATGGCACGGATGCCGGAGCTCGAAGTCTTTGCGGCGAAGCACGCTATGAAAATCATTTCGGTCGCCGACCTGGTTCGCTATCGAATGCAGAAAGAACCGCTTGTTCGCCGGGTTGTCGAGGCTGACCTGCCGACACAATTCGGGGTATTCCGGACGATCCTCTACGAGAATGTGATCAATGGCGAAACGCATCTCGCGCTTGCGATGGGAAACGTTTCTAATACAACTGAGCCGGTGCTTGTACGCGTCCAAACGGAGAACGTGACCTTTGCAATGTTCGGGGCAAAGCTTGGTGAGGCATCAAGCGCGGTCGAGGCGTCGCTCAAAACGATCGCTGCGGTCGGCAGCGGCGTCGTTGTTTACCTTCGCCAGCGTGAGAATAATTTAGACCTAGTGAACCAATTGAAGACTTATGCGTTGATGCATGAGAAAGGCATGGACTTTCAGGCGGCCAAAATCGAGACAGGGTACGGGAAAGTTCACGATTATGGCATCGGCGCCCAGATATTAAAGGACCTCGGGCTGACCAAGATCAGGCTACTTTCGAATCACCCACCCAAGGTGAACGCGCTGGACGCGTTCGATCTGCAGATCGTGGAGACAGTAAGGTTGTAA
- a CDS encoding translocation/assembly module TamB domain-containing protein: MRKSMGELRTLNESPLHTRGLSHQGIEIMAENEIKEGSELEQSDPSPARRRFLTRRKAFLGLGSMALLGLLISLIGLIAYKYGVFDNYVKTQFGAKMADIGIVFDADVFRVTLNPLELELKNATFNDKVSGEKLFFIRDAHLNLSVKDLYSWQLARDVILDKTDVNGAEAWVTFDENGKSNFSNLKLIEDQKGSAVNFKYDSVDFSLKDSVVHFGDKSRKISGNAKNVVFLLSPEDRDVADDQKRYKFDLASTDSNFIYEERAIEKIDIRAQGIAHKNGAELTRFDINTPIGEMALTGTLTDWASPKYAFDINSSVDLTQASSIMPLGTSLVGVGNFMGKVTGEGESYKVDGEIFTESLRADGVSLKGANVVATVSGTNSNYEADGTAIAQLLTFDDFRIDLLKLAGNVRGTGTDFRWVGELQAAAAKKGDLTLGGLFLSDALAEYKDKQIRAEAGNGRAKRFAIGDVEFEELAARNLKLSQNGGAFSLNSASATTRSFKTKDLSLQGVTGRNVTVKHRDGLTEVGLDGARSEAAAIKDAKVRNASADKFRFKDLPNSTAVTLENLRADQVTKDGVIVNGVETPLAEIENTRAGLVIYADRSRVAKIDTGAAVLGSLNIGGVRVTIRQGRVEARSNDIDAGNVALKKTTSLPDGGKLEAVKIARPVFILEPSGRYRATADMTLGGGLIGSVALGAASAKVEANNDSVLLNDLNADVMDGKLNGNAMIALNDRGRSSLKGLFSDLDISKLIALQGGSLTPIEGKTTGDIDLTFNGTNFRNASGTLNAAITANAGTAERGLIPVNGDVRLTATNGLFNVDRADLNTEKSKLTATGRFDLKDENSDLNVALRSMDAAEIDRLVRVLDLSPALEEQLNSMEVQVAGNLNFDGMVKGNLTDPIVDGKASLDSIALRGRELGRVTTDVFVSPDGVDLKNGKLVDGSGGNAEFAVNMPRTGSNNVAIKATLTNVNAGNLLAALPITLPEQIRDLNGQTSGTVDITGLPNESRGEVNLLAKKGIIAGQVFDGLNVKAVFNGTTIDLQQADMRIGAGQLTAKGTYDRAAGNFNFSLVGKSVPVPLVIALLPRSDNIPVITGDLDFAANATGNSNQTASYNINFSGIAPNVQVGDNILGQVVFKGQTANQILTADLTATLDGRPQVINATANFGSEDLPFMVATDFNQNPLAPFLAFVPQLKGMAITGTGTGRVEFGGNLSQLNDKGVREFSTSALTGKAEFSQLAMLIQDTPLSAAEPILVRFNPREVVFEKARFSGGGSNMTITGAKALTDAGINNLAIDGRVNLNLINLFVKDTFFSGFADAAVRFSGPNKTALISGTANVVNGSVATFLGSDRFTVDRLKARVIFTSNQVEIEEAAGYLGGGRFTGSGGGTLDGFAVQRFRFTLDGKNVTVPLPKDFVTTGDARLEITGLREAKNENLQLIIGGRVFARRAVYSKDIDLANLVSGRRDPVLSGGGAGAIKPPRFDLVIEGRDALVVKNNIADLTASVSLTLTGDTNEPRLSGRITANSGTILFRKDRYVVQRGVLEFPPDTAIEPVINLQAESEIGGYQVFVNLAGPLKDSEELSATVRSSPALPQADVVSLITTGSLTNAAGGIPTLASTGINTAAEILTDSIINNPARKATDKLFGLNVFEIDPLISGQTVNPGARLTVGRQINNNLRVTYSTNLSQDQNQVLALEYRVSNKLSFVAQYEQRSLTNVTRNRDNFSFEIRFRRRF; this comes from the coding sequence ATGCGTAAAAGCATGGGTGAATTGCGTACGTTGAATGAATCGCCCTTGCATACGCGCGGGCTTTCGCATCAAGGCATCGAAATAATGGCGGAGAACGAGATCAAGGAAGGAAGCGAGCTCGAACAGAGCGATCCGAGCCCCGCACGGCGCCGTTTCTTGACCCGTCGCAAGGCGTTCCTCGGCCTGGGCAGCATGGCTCTGCTTGGCTTGCTCATTTCGCTCATCGGTTTGATTGCATACAAATACGGCGTTTTCGATAATTATGTGAAAACCCAGTTCGGGGCGAAAATGGCCGACATCGGGATAGTCTTTGATGCCGACGTTTTTCGCGTGACGCTCAATCCGCTTGAACTTGAGCTTAAGAACGCAACTTTCAATGACAAGGTCAGCGGAGAAAAGCTCTTTTTTATCCGCGATGCCCACCTCAATCTTTCCGTAAAAGACCTCTATTCCTGGCAGCTTGCACGCGACGTGATCCTCGACAAGACCGACGTAAACGGGGCCGAAGCGTGGGTAACCTTTGATGAGAATGGGAAGTCGAATTTTTCTAATTTGAAGCTCATCGAGGATCAGAAGGGCTCGGCGGTGAACTTCAAGTACGACTCGGTCGATTTTTCGCTAAAGGACAGCGTTGTGCATTTTGGCGACAAATCGCGAAAGATCTCTGGCAATGCGAAGAACGTGGTTTTTCTTCTCTCACCCGAAGATCGCGACGTCGCGGACGATCAAAAACGCTACAAATTCGACCTAGCATCGACGGATTCTAATTTTATCTACGAGGAACGCGCGATCGAAAAGATCGACATTCGGGCGCAAGGTATCGCTCATAAAAATGGAGCAGAACTAACCCGATTTGACATCAACACTCCGATCGGTGAAATGGCGTTGACGGGAACCCTGACCGACTGGGCATCGCCGAAATATGCATTCGACATCAACTCGAGCGTCGACCTGACGCAGGCTTCGAGCATTATGCCGCTCGGGACCTCGCTGGTAGGCGTCGGGAATTTTATGGGCAAGGTCACGGGTGAGGGCGAGAGTTATAAGGTCGATGGCGAGATCTTTACGGAATCGCTTCGTGCCGACGGCGTTTCGTTGAAAGGTGCGAATGTCGTAGCGACCGTTAGCGGGACGAATTCCAATTACGAGGCCGACGGGACGGCGATCGCACAGCTCCTGACCTTCGATGATTTCCGTATCGATCTTTTGAAGCTTGCGGGTAATGTTCGCGGTACGGGGACTGATTTCCGCTGGGTCGGCGAACTGCAGGCCGCGGCGGCGAAAAAGGGAGATCTGACACTTGGCGGACTTTTTCTGTCCGACGCTTTAGCTGAATACAAGGACAAACAGATTCGGGCTGAGGCGGGAAACGGGCGGGCGAAGCGTTTTGCGATCGGTGATGTTGAGTTCGAGGAACTGGCGGCGAGGAATCTGAAACTTTCGCAAAACGGCGGTGCATTCAGCCTGAACTCAGCGAGCGCGACGACGCGTTCGTTTAAAACGAAAGATCTCAGCCTGCAGGGCGTGACCGGCCGCAATGTGACGGTAAAGCACCGCGATGGCCTGACCGAAGTCGGCCTCGATGGAGCTAGGTCTGAGGCCGCAGCGATAAAAGATGCAAAGGTGAGGAATGCATCCGCAGATAAATTCCGGTTCAAGGACCTGCCGAATTCGACCGCCGTGACCCTCGAAAATCTGCGTGCCGATCAGGTTACAAAAGACGGCGTTATCGTAAACGGAGTCGAAACGCCGCTCGCCGAGATCGAAAATACTAGAGCCGGATTGGTCATTTATGCCGATAGATCACGCGTCGCAAAGATCGATACGGGAGCGGCGGTACTGGGAAGCTTAAACATCGGCGGCGTGAGAGTGACGATCAGACAAGGCCGAGTCGAGGCACGTTCCAATGATATCGACGCCGGAAATGTAGCGCTCAAAAAAACGACTTCTCTTCCGGACGGCGGCAAGCTTGAGGCAGTAAAGATCGCGAGACCCGTTTTCATTCTCGAGCCTTCAGGACGCTATCGAGCGACGGCGGACATGACGCTCGGCGGCGGTTTGATCGGCAGCGTTGCTCTGGGGGCGGCTTCGGCAAAGGTCGAAGCAAACAATGACAGTGTTTTGTTAAATGACCTAAACGCCGACGTAATGGACGGCAAGCTGAATGGAAACGCCATGATCGCTCTAAATGATCGCGGCCGATCAAGCTTGAAAGGGTTGTTTTCTGATCTTGATATCTCTAAGCTCATCGCCCTGCAAGGCGGAAGCCTGACGCCGATCGAGGGGAAAACTACGGGGGACATCGATCTGACGTTCAACGGAACGAACTTTCGCAATGCAAGCGGCACCTTGAATGCAGCGATCACGGCAAACGCGGGAACTGCTGAACGGGGACTTATTCCAGTGAACGGCGATGTTCGGCTAACGGCAACGAACGGCCTGTTCAATGTTGATCGTGCAGATCTGAATACCGAAAAAAGTAAGCTGACTGCGACCGGACGATTTGATCTGAAGGATGAAAATTCCGATTTGAATGTTGCGTTGCGTTCGATGGATGCGGCTGAGATCGATCGCCTTGTTAGGGTTTTAGATCTATCGCCGGCGCTTGAGGAGCAACTCAATTCAATGGAGGTGCAGGTCGCCGGAAATCTCAATTTTGACGGCATGGTTAAGGGCAATCTGACCGATCCGATCGTTGATGGCAAGGCTTCGCTCGATTCGATCGCTCTTCGCGGAAGGGAATTGGGCAGGGTCACGACCGATGTTTTCGTCTCGCCTGACGGCGTTGATCTGAAAAACGGAAAACTAGTCGACGGCTCGGGCGGCAACGCGGAATTCGCCGTAAATATGCCAAGGACCGGCAGCAACAACGTCGCCATAAAAGCCACGCTGACTAATGTCAATGCTGGAAATTTGCTAGCGGCCTTGCCTATAACGCTGCCGGAACAGATCCGCGACCTCAACGGCCAAACATCCGGAACCGTTGACATTACGGGGCTTCCAAACGAATCCCGCGGCGAGGTAAATCTACTCGCAAAGAAAGGTATCATTGCCGGACAGGTTTTTGACGGACTGAATGTGAAGGCGGTTTTCAACGGCACTACCATCGATCTGCAGCAGGCTGATATGCGGATCGGTGCCGGACAACTAACTGCCAAGGGAACGTACGATCGCGCCGCGGGCAATTTTAATTTCAGCCTCGTCGGCAAGTCGGTTCCAGTGCCGCTCGTTATCGCTTTGCTGCCAAGATCCGACAACATTCCGGTCATCACCGGTGATCTTGATTTTGCGGCGAACGCGACCGGAAATTCGAATCAAACAGCGAGCTACAACATCAATTTCAGCGGCATCGCTCCGAATGTTCAGGTCGGCGACAACATACTCGGGCAGGTGGTGTTCAAAGGACAGACGGCAAATCAAATTTTGACCGCTGATCTCACGGCGACACTCGACGGACGGCCGCAGGTGATCAATGCGACGGCGAATTTCGGCAGCGAAGATCTGCCATTCATGGTCGCAACCGATTTTAACCAAAACCCGCTCGCTCCGTTTTTGGCTTTCGTGCCGCAACTTAAAGGAATGGCGATCACCGGAACCGGAACAGGCCGCGTTGAGTTTGGCGGGAATCTCAGTCAGCTAAATGATAAAGGGGTTCGCGAATTTTCGACCTCGGCTTTGACCGGCAAAGCAGAATTTTCCCAGCTTGCGATGCTGATCCAGGACACTCCGCTGTCGGCCGCGGAACCGATCCTCGTTAGATTTAACCCGCGCGAGGTCGTGTTTGAGAAAGCACGATTCTCGGGCGGCGGTTCGAATATGACTATTACGGGAGCGAAAGCCCTGACCGATGCCGGCATAAATAACCTAGCTATCGATGGCCGCGTTAACCTGAATCTGATCAACCTTTTTGTCAAAGATACCTTCTTTTCAGGGTTTGCTGATGCCGCAGTTAGATTTTCCGGGCCGAATAAGACGGCTTTGATCTCAGGCACCGCGAATGTTGTCAACGGCTCGGTAGCGACGTTTCTCGGTTCTGACAGATTTACCGTTGACCGTCTGAAGGCGCGAGTGATCTTTACCTCGAATCAGGTTGAGATCGAAGAGGCAGCCGGTTATCTGGGCGGCGGCAGGTTTACCGGCAGCGGCGGCGGAACGCTCGATGGATTTGCCGTTCAGCGGTTTAGATTTACGCTCGATGGCAAGAATGTGACAGTTCCCTTGCCAAAGGATTTTGTGACGACGGGCGATGCCCGGCTTGAGATCACTGGGCTCCGCGAGGCTAAGAACGAGAATCTGCAGCTAATTATCGGTGGACGGGTCTTTGCACGCCGGGCAGTTTATTCGAAAGATATTGACCTTGCCAATCTCGTAAGCGGCCGCCGCGATCCGGTCCTCTCGGGCGGCGGAGCAGGGGCGATCAAGCCGCCGCGGTTCGATCTAGTCATCGAGGGACGCGATGCTCTCGTCGTAAAAAACAACATTGCGGATCTAACCGCATCGGTTTCGCTGACGCTGACGGGCGATACGAATGAACCTCGATTATCGGGCAGGATCACGGCGAATAGCGGAACGATCCTCTTTCGCAAGGATCGATACGTTGTACAACGCGGCGTTTTAGAATTCCCGCCGGACACGGCGATCGAGCCGGTGATCAATCTGCAGGCTGAGTCCGAGATCGGCGGTTATCAGGTTTTTGTGAACCTCGCGGGCCCGCTCAAGGATTCGGAAGAGCTTTCGGCGACGGTTCGATCAAGTCCTGCACTACCTCAAGCCGATGTGGTTTCGCTGATCACGACCGGCAGCCTTACAAATGCGGCTGGGGGCATTCCAACTCTGGCGTCGACCGGCATCAACACGGCGGCTGAGATCTTGACCGATTCGATCATTAACAACCCGGCGCGAAAGGCAACGGACAAACTCTTCGGCCTAAATGTCTTTGAGATCGATCCGCTGATCTCGGGCCAGACGGTCAATCCGGGAGCGAGGCTGACGGTCGGGCGTCAGATCAACAATAATCTGCGGGTGACGTATTCGACGAACCTTTCGCAGGACCAGAATCAAGTCTTAGCCCTCGAGTACCGCGTCTCGAACAAACTTTCATTCGTCGCTCAATACGAACAGCGTTCACTGACGAACGTCACGCGAAACAGAGATAATTTCAGCTTTGAGATCAGGTTCAGGAGACGATTTTAG
- a CDS encoding MFS transporter: MTQPDNTRKLSIILHALFLISGTVTVLIGQFLPIMARHYELNDLQVSFYFPSQFAGSLLGTFLTSIFARRNQFLAASFVGALCMATGILLMNVDSFPASLAAFALTGVGIGLTLPAINMTVLELNPMNSASALSVLNFCWGIGAIVCKPFVDATHVGGNIWATTLILALPMFAAAAFLFFQPTRIITLAETPSDAPVDTTPIWTTPLAWGIALFNFIHVGFESGMGGWLTTYTERIDATHATRLVTPTLLYFVLFVVGRGVAPLLFRFLNENKMILLGLFTVLAGMAVTVTASSVALLALGAAIAGFGTSWIFPTNVSRFSHTFGPTATRRATPLFICGTLGAASSTWLIGFVSDKTGSLNSGMYVLVVSILLLLVLQFGLAMRNAEARTK, encoded by the coding sequence ATGACACAGCCCGACAACACACGTAAACTCTCGATCATTCTGCACGCCCTGTTTCTGATCTCTGGAACGGTGACCGTGCTGATCGGGCAATTCCTGCCGATCATGGCGCGTCACTACGAGCTGAACGACCTGCAGGTCAGCTTTTATTTTCCGTCGCAGTTTGCGGGTTCTCTTCTCGGAACTTTCCTGACCAGCATCTTTGCGAGGCGGAATCAGTTCCTCGCGGCGTCGTTCGTCGGGGCCCTGTGCATGGCAACCGGGATATTGCTGATGAACGTCGATTCTTTCCCCGCATCACTTGCAGCGTTTGCCCTGACCGGCGTAGGTATCGGCCTGACGCTGCCGGCGATCAACATGACGGTGCTCGAACTGAACCCGATGAATTCCGCGTCGGCACTCAGCGTACTTAATTTCTGCTGGGGCATCGGAGCGATCGTCTGCAAACCGTTTGTCGATGCGACGCATGTCGGCGGCAATATCTGGGCGACGACACTGATCCTTGCGTTGCCGATGTTCGCGGCGGCAGCGTTCCTGTTCTTCCAGCCGACACGCATCATTACCCTCGCCGAAACGCCCAGTGACGCGCCGGTCGACACCACACCGATCTGGACAACGCCGCTCGCCTGGGGCATTGCTCTGTTCAACTTCATCCACGTCGGATTCGAAAGCGGCATGGGCGGCTGGCTAACGACCTATACAGAACGCATTGACGCCACGCACGCAACACGTTTGGTGACGCCGACGCTGCTCTATTTTGTTCTATTCGTCGTGGGACGCGGCGTCGCACCGCTGCTGTTCAGATTCCTGAACGAGAACAAAATGATCCTGCTAGGGCTGTTTACAGTTCTCGCCGGAATGGCCGTCACCGTCACCGCGTCATCAGTTGCGTTGCTCGCCCTCGGAGCCGCGATCGCCGGATTTGGCACATCCTGGATATTCCCGACCAACGTCTCGCGGTTTTCACACACCTTCGGCCCGACCGCAACGCGACGCGCCACGCCTCTCTTCATCTGCGGCACATTGGGAGCCGCGTCATCGACATGGCTGATAGGGTTTGTATCGGACAAGACGGGAAGCTTGAATTCAGGAATGTACGTGTTGGTCGTAAGTATTTTGTTGCTGCTGGTGTTGCAGTTTGGATTAGCGATGCGAAATGCGGAAGCCCGCACGAAGTAA